A stretch of Desulfobacteraceae bacterium DNA encodes these proteins:
- a CDS encoding ATP-binding cassette domain-containing protein, with amino-acid sequence MIEAKHLSKLFGAKTAVDNISFAVEKGEILGFLGPNGAGKSTTMRMLTGYLPPSRGTAVIGGCDLLEDPIGARQMIGYLPENAPVYPDMNVFDFLDFVAEVRGFGANERKRRVAETIEKCFLGKVTHQTVSTLSKGFKQRVCFAQSILHDPQYLILDEPTDGLDPNQKHEVRLMIRDMSTHKAIILSTHILEEVESVCTRAIIIDDGRIIADDSPENLKASSPDHGAISLTIKAVAPEAPLAAIQASEGVKSAVFLKSENGILHFRAFPERGDRPIADKLVARLSEQKYAITSLFVEKGRLDEVFRRITGH; translated from the coding sequence ATGATCGAAGCCAAGCACCTCTCCAAGCTGTTCGGCGCCAAAACGGCGGTCGACAACATCTCCTTCGCAGTTGAGAAGGGGGAGATTCTGGGCTTTCTCGGTCCCAACGGCGCTGGCAAATCCACCACCATGAGGATGCTGACCGGCTACCTGCCGCCTTCCCGGGGCACCGCGGTGATCGGCGGCTGCGACCTTCTGGAGGACCCCATCGGCGCCCGCCAGATGATCGGCTACCTACCGGAAAACGCCCCGGTCTACCCGGACATGAACGTTTTCGACTTTCTCGATTTTGTGGCCGAGGTCAGGGGCTTCGGCGCCAACGAGCGCAAACGGCGGGTGGCGGAGACCATCGAAAAGTGCTTCCTCGGCAAGGTCACCCACCAGACGGTCAGCACCCTGTCCAAGGGCTTCAAGCAGCGGGTGTGCTTCGCCCAGAGCATCCTGCATGACCCGCAGTACCTGATCCTGGACGAGCCCACCGACGGTTTGGACCCCAATCAGAAGCATGAGGTCCGGCTGATGATCCGCGACATGAGCACCCACAAGGCGATCATCCTGTCCACCCACATCCTGGAGGAGGTCGAAAGCGTCTGCACCCGGGCGATCATCATCGACGACGGCCGGATCATCGCCGACGACAGCCCCGAAAACCTCAAGGCCAGCTCCCCGGACCACGGCGCCATCAGCCTGACCATCAAAGCCGTGGCCCCCGAGGCGCCCCTGGCCGCCATCCAGGCCAGCGAAGGCGTCAAATCCGCCGTATTTCTGAAATCCGAAAACGGCATCCTGCACTTCCGCGCCTTTCCCGAGCGCGGCGACCGCCCCATCGCCGATAAACTCGTCGCGCGCCTGTCAGAGCAAAAATATGCCATCACGTCGCTGTTCGTGGAGAAGGGCCGCCTGGACGAGGTGTTCCGCCGCATCACGGGCCACTGA
- a CDS encoding Gldg family protein has protein sequence MADKRIGVQKSLFSAGGLILLLLILVLLNFLLARVNLRWDATEDRLYSLSDSTREILTGLEQDVAVKVFYSQEIVNAPVQIKTYASRLLDFLAEYSFESGGRVSVEVFDPRPDSEEEEWAQKYAIRGIDLPTGETLYFGLVATAADQEETIPFLDPSREENLEYDITRIIARVQTAKKPRIAIISSLPVMGRAPMGFGMPQQGMAPWLFVTELRKTYEVETLPPTTDQIDAAIDLLLLVQPRGLDQRLLFAIDQYVLGGGSLLIFTDPLTVTDPQQGAADAQPLGPLFTAWGIGTSAPQAVVDMDNPTRLRNESNQIEDNPFWLSIRQNGLNPENIITSKLESLLLPVAGSIEKTADGPLTYEPLVHSSANSALADGFSARFGLGEVRRTFQASPDTYDLAVKLSGVFQTAFPDGRPSSTTAGENTEDAGQSAPVAAEPLRQGVKSATVIVVADADMLFDGYYVSRQNFLGFEMAQIFNDNLNFVLNAAEMLAGGQSLINIRSRGKFQRPFTRVQALEQKAQTRWLDREQELLQKIEATNQKLQELEKRKDASQKLILSEEQEAEIRKFQEEKLRISQELKVVRRNLRADIEALGTGVKLINIFLMPLVVCIAGIGYALYRRNRMRP, from the coding sequence ATGGCTGATAAACGCATAGGCGTCCAGAAATCCCTGTTTTCAGCGGGCGGCCTGATCCTGCTCTTGCTGATTCTGGTGCTCCTCAACTTCCTTTTGGCGCGCGTCAACCTGCGCTGGGACGCCACCGAGGACAGGCTCTACTCGCTTTCCGACAGCACGCGCGAGATACTGACGGGCCTCGAGCAAGACGTGGCCGTCAAAGTCTTCTACAGCCAGGAGATCGTCAACGCGCCGGTGCAAATCAAAACCTATGCCAGTCGCCTGCTGGACTTTCTCGCGGAATACAGCTTCGAGAGCGGGGGCCGGGTGAGCGTTGAGGTCTTCGACCCCCGGCCGGACTCCGAGGAGGAGGAATGGGCCCAGAAATACGCCATCCGGGGCATTGACCTGCCCACCGGCGAGACGCTCTATTTCGGGCTGGTGGCAACGGCCGCGGACCAGGAGGAGACCATCCCCTTTCTGGACCCCAGCCGCGAAGAGAACCTCGAGTACGACATCACGCGCATCATCGCCCGGGTACAGACCGCCAAAAAGCCGCGGATCGCGATCATCAGCAGCCTGCCGGTGATGGGCCGCGCCCCCATGGGCTTCGGCATGCCCCAGCAGGGGATGGCCCCCTGGCTGTTTGTCACCGAGTTGCGCAAAACCTACGAGGTGGAAACTCTGCCGCCGACGACCGACCAGATCGATGCGGCCATCGACCTGCTGCTCCTGGTACAGCCCAGGGGGCTTGACCAGCGCCTTTTGTTCGCCATCGACCAGTACGTCCTGGGGGGCGGCAGCCTCCTGATCTTTACCGACCCGCTGACCGTCACCGACCCCCAACAGGGCGCTGCCGACGCCCAGCCGCTGGGGCCGCTGTTCACCGCCTGGGGCATCGGCACCAGCGCCCCCCAGGCCGTTGTCGATATGGACAATCCCACCCGGCTGCGCAACGAGAGCAACCAAATCGAGGACAACCCCTTCTGGCTGTCGATCCGTCAAAACGGCCTCAACCCGGAGAATATCATCACCTCCAAGCTGGAAAGCCTCCTGCTGCCGGTGGCCGGAAGCATCGAAAAAACCGCCGACGGCCCGCTGACCTATGAACCCCTGGTGCATTCCAGCGCCAACTCGGCGCTGGCCGACGGGTTCAGCGCGCGCTTCGGCCTCGGGGAGGTGCGCAGGACCTTCCAGGCATCCCCCGATACCTACGACCTGGCGGTCAAACTCAGCGGGGTGTTTCAAACCGCCTTTCCGGACGGACGCCCCTCATCGACCACCGCAGGCGAGAACACCGAAGACGCCGGACAGTCGGCCCCGGTCGCAGCCGAGCCCCTGCGGCAGGGGGTCAAGTCCGCCACGGTGATCGTCGTTGCCGACGCCGACATGCTCTTTGACGGCTACTACGTCAGCCGCCAGAACTTCCTCGGGTTTGAAATGGCCCAGATCTTCAACGACAATTTGAATTTTGTGCTCAACGCCGCCGAGATGCTGGCCGGCGGCCAGAGCCTGATCAACATCCGGTCGCGGGGCAAGTTCCAGCGCCCCTTTACCCGGGTTCAGGCCCTGGAGCAGAAAGCCCAGACCCGCTGGCTGGACCGCGAACAGGAACTGCTGCAAAAGATCGAGGCCACCAATCAGAAGCTGCAGGAGTTGGAAAAACGCAAAGACGCCTCCCAGAAGCTGATCCTCAGCGAGGAGCAGGAGGCGGAAATCCGGAAATTCCAGGAGGAAAAGCTGCGCATCAGCCAAGAGCTCAAGGTGGTGCGCCGCAACCTGCGGGCCGATATCGAGGCGTTGGGGACGGGCGTCAAGCTCATCAACATCTTCCTGATGCCGCTGGTGGTCTGCATCGCGGGGATCGGCTACGCCTTATACCGGCGCAACCGCATGCGCCCGTGA
- a CDS encoding ABC transporter permease: MGKIGLFGIVRAIFKRELLSYFNSPVAYVFIVIFLLLNGFFTFYISNFFEVGQADLRSFFQWHPWIYLFLVPAVAMRLWAEERRLGTLELILTLPVTVAEAILGKFLAAWVFIGVALFLTFPMVLTVLYLGQPDIGPIIMGYLGSFLMAGAFLSVGLMTSALTRSQVVSFILSVVICLFLVLAGFAPVTNVLSGWAPVWLVDLVSATSFLTHFLSMQRGVLDLRDLLYYISVITFMLSVNGVVLQGRRTS, translated from the coding sequence ATGGGTAAAATCGGACTTTTCGGCATTGTCAGGGCCATTTTCAAGCGCGAGCTGCTCTCCTACTTCAATTCCCCCGTGGCCTACGTCTTCATTGTGATCTTTCTCCTGCTGAACGGCTTTTTCACCTTCTATATCAGCAATTTCTTCGAGGTCGGGCAGGCCGACCTGCGGTCTTTTTTCCAGTGGCACCCGTGGATTTATCTGTTTCTGGTGCCGGCAGTGGCCATGCGGCTGTGGGCCGAAGAACGCCGGCTGGGAACCCTGGAGCTGATCTTGACCCTGCCGGTGACGGTCGCCGAGGCCATCCTGGGCAAGTTTCTAGCCGCCTGGGTGTTCATCGGCGTGGCCCTGTTCTTGACCTTTCCCATGGTCCTGACGGTCCTCTACCTGGGTCAGCCCGACATCGGGCCGATCATCATGGGCTATCTGGGCAGCTTCCTCATGGCCGGCGCCTTTCTTTCAGTGGGCCTGATGACCTCCGCCCTGACCCGCAGCCAGGTGGTCAGCTTCATCCTGTCGGTGGTCATCTGCCTTTTTCTGGTCCTGGCGGGTTTTGCGCCGGTCACCAACGTGCTCTCCGGCTGGGCCCCGGTCTGGCTGGTGGACCTGGTATCGGCAACGAGCTTTCTGACCCACTTTCTGTCCATGCAGCGCGGTGTTCTGGACCTGCGGGACCTGCTCTACTACATTTCCGTGATCACCTTCATGCTGAGCGTTAACGGGGTGGTGCTGCAGGGCCGCAGAACATCCTGA